GCGCCGATATCGACGTGCGCTCCGGATAGACGCGGCAGGCCGCGCTGATCGGTGGTGAGGTTCAGCGGTGGGCCGGTGACGCCATCGTCGCCGGCATCGATGGCCGGGCTGGCGCCCTTGCACGAGCGACTCGGAAGATGCGCCCCGGCGCACAGCGCCATGGTTTTGGTCGGGCCGCCGTACTTGGCCAGCGGGGCCAGCACGGGATCGGTATTCACCAGGTCCGTCCCTCCGCTCGTAAAGCAGCCGGCATCGCTGAGGTTGTGGCCGTTGGAGGTGGGGGGGGCACCCCCGCAATTCCCAGCCTTGCCGTTGCCGGCAATGATCGTGTTGGTCACGACGATCGTGGCCGGGCTCAACTCGCTGTTCTGCCAGATCCCGCCCCCACCCAAGCTGCCCGGTCCGGCGTAGGCCTTGTTGCGGCTGATGGTGCAGTTGGTCAGGGCGAGCGCGCTGAGATTCATGATCCCCCCGCCGGCACCCCACCGGGCATAGTTGCCCGTGAGCGTGGAGTTGGTGAGGCTCATCGTACCAGTCTCATTGTAAATGCCCCCGCCATGGTCGCCGCTATTGCCGTTGAGCGTGCAATTCCTCAGGGTCATCGTGCCGTCGTTACTGATGCCACCGCCGAGGTGGCCCCCGAAGGGACCGGAAATTGCTACGTTTCCCGTGAGCGTGCAGTTGAGGAGGGTCATCGTGCCAGCGTTAGCGTTGCTGATGCCCGCGCCGCTCACTATAGCCCTGTTATTCTTCAGTGTGCAGTTGGTGAGGCTCATCGTACCGTCGTTCTCGATCGCCCCGCCATCATATTGGGCCTTGTTACCTGTGAATGTGCAGTTGGTCAGGGCTACCGTGCCGCCAGGGCCGATGCTGCTGCCATTATAGATTCCGCCCCCACCATATTGGGCCTTGTTACCTGTGAATGTGCAGTCGGTCAGGGCTACCGTGCCGCCAGGGCCGATGCTGCTGCCATTCCAGATTCCGCCCCCGTAGGGAGCATTGCCGTTTTCGATGGTCAGGTTAGACACGCTGACCGTGGTGATCGTGGTGATATGGAGCACGCGGGTGGTGTGTGCGCCGCTGATGCGGAGGGTGCCCGCGGTTGGACCCATGATGGTTACGTCGCGCTGAATTACCAGCTCACCGAGAACCAGTGTTATCTTGACGGGCAGCACGAGACTGAACGTGACCGTATCGCCCGCGCCCGTGCCCGCCGTGCAATCCCCGCTGGTTGTATCGGCCGCGGCATTCACGTTGGCGAGAGCCTCGCGCAGGGTGCACTGACCGTCGCCGGCCGTGAGGTTGTCGGCGGTAGTGTTCACGGTAATGGTCGCCGCCGACGTAACCTGCGCCGCCACCATGACCAGCAGGGTAACGGCAAATGGAAAGATGTACTCGTTGCCTTGCACGCCTCCCCTGTGCCCGCGAGATGCTGCGAGAAGTTTGAGAGTCGCTATAGCCGTGTTCATTTGGTCCCTCCGCTCGCATTATTCCCTAGCCTCATCGCATCGACTTGGGCGCGGCGCCAGGCACGTACTTCACTCATCGCCTGCCGGCCTGCGGCCGGGTCCGGATTATCACGGCTGCGACCGCAATCCATGCGCGCAGCCGGGTGCGCTCCATTCGGCCGAGAATCTCATTTTGTCGCTTCGTGTACTTCGACATGATCCCCTCCTCAGATGGGCTTGAAGCCGCCACCGCTTGAGCAAGATGCTGCGCGACCGCGGCTTGGCGGTCGTCAGCTCATCTCGTTACGGCGCCGGTGAGGCGCACGCTCCCACGCACGTCGTAAAGTCGTCCCCGCACGTAGTCCCGTCGGCCTGAGCCGCCGCGAGGCAACCTTGCAAACAGGTCAGGCGATCCGGCGCCGACTTGCAGCCGAGTACGCACGCGATCGCCGCTTGACGGACGGGCTGTAAACAGCTCTGCAGGTCTGTACCGCAGGATCCGAGACAGGTCATGTCCAGATCCGCCCCCGGCGCACAGCTCGCTTTGCACGACTTGGCGTCTGGCACGCACGTGTCCCGCTTCGTCGCAGAGAACGTTTGCATGCACCCCCGCCTGCAGGCCCTGGGGTCAGCGTTGTCGCTACAGTCTGCCCTGCACGCCAGCTGGGCGATGAGCGCGGTTTGGCCGCACATTGACATTTGCGCTCTGCAGCCGATCACGCACTTGCTTACACCCCACGCGTAGCTGGCGAGCACACAAACGATCAACGCCGTAGTACCGGTGAAGCGAAGAGATCGCATTAATGACACGCCCCCGGATGCACCGTGTACGCTTGGTTACATCGAGCAGCAATGACTTATGTCATAACTAAAGTTGCGCTATGTTGTTCATGGCCCGTCAGACTGAATCGGCGACGGCGGGAAACCAACGTGGCAGTATGTTGAGCTACACGTGGAATGAAGATTTCGAAATCTACGGCAACCGTGCCGAAGTCCGAGGAAGCCCGGTGGGGTACCGGAACCCCCACAGGACACCTAATGGGGACGTAGTTAAGTTGTTAAGTCAGTTCAGGCGTGATGGGCACAGGGCGCCCCGCTACCCGGGCCGCGTTTGGATATCGAGGGTGGCGTACACCACGTAATGGCGCGGGACGTGGAGCGGCACGCGATCTTCTGTGGAATTGAAGTTTCACGCAACCTCCCCTGCCAGCATACTGCGCGCGATCTGCGAAATCTGAATCTCGTCGGTGCCGCCGTAGATTTGCATCGCCTTGGCATCGCGGCAGAGCTGCTCGACCTGATACTCAGCCATGTATCCGTTGCCACCGAAAAGCTGCACGGCTTCGAGGCACACCTCTGCGGTTGCCTGTGCGGCGTACAGCTTGCCCGCCGAGGCTTCGGCGAACGATGGCCTTTTCCCCTGCGCCGCCATTTCGATCTGGCGGAAGAGCATGTTGCGGATATTCATGCGGGCCACCTGCATCTTGGCAAGCTTCAACTGGATGAGCTGGAACTCGCCGATGGGCTTGCCGAACTGAACCCGCGTACGCGCGTACTCAGTACAGAGCTGGATGCAGCGCTCGACCATGCCCAGCGCCATCGCCACCACGCCCGAACGCTCCGCCCCGAACGTCGACTTGGCGCCTTCCCGCCCGCCGGCGGCTTCCTCGCTCTCCCCCATCAGCCGCTCGCGTCCGGCACGCACGTTGTCGAGGAACAGCTCCCCGGTCGGCGACGAGTGCATCCCCATCTTGCGTAACGGCTTCGACTGAGTGAGACCCTCCATGCCCTTGTCGAGAATGAAACTCACCACCGGGCGGTCGCGCGGATCTTTTCCGCCGCGGTCGAGCTTGCAGATGAACACGATGGTGTCGGCGTACGGACCGTTGGTGATGAAAGTCTTCGAACCATTGAGGATGTAATCGTCGCCATCGCGATGCGCCGTCGACTTCATGGCGCCAAACGCATCGGAGCCCGAACCCGGTTCGGTGATGGCCCAGGCGCCGACCTTCTCCAGGGTCAGCAGCGACAAAGCCCAGCGGTCTTTCTGTCTCCAGGTCCCCTTGCCCATGATTGCCCCGGCAGTGAGCCCCATGCTGACGCCCATGGCGGTCACCAGACCGGGGCAATACTTGGAGAGCTCGATGATCGGAACCATCTGCATGGCCATGGCCTCACCCGCGCCCTGTGTGGAGGACTGCTCCTTTCGCGGGGGAGGCGTTTCGCCCCGGGCGCGAGCGCCTTCGGCTTCGAGCGCGCGCCTCTTCTCGGACTCGTAGCGCAGGCGGGCAGCCTCATTAAGTCCAAACGTGTTCACCAGCTTGCGCATGATGTCATACGGCGGCAGGTCCCCGTGCTCGATCTGTTCGAGGTGCGGCACGACCTCGGCCGCGATGAACTTGCGCACCATGTCCTGGATCATCAGATGCTGCTCACTCCACTCGATCATGTGTGCTGTCTCTCCCGTCTCCTGAAGATGCGAGGCGCTTAGCGCGCTCTCCGTGCGAACGCAACGCCGCGCCGTCCGTATTCCGTTTGCCAGAATACGCCGCCAACCGCGGCAGTCCCCGTCCGGGCAGGGCGGACATCAACGCCGTCCTGCCGGCGACATCGTTTCACACGTGCAACAGCAGGCGCAACGCGACGCGCGCGATCAGCCAGACCGCGCTCGATTTCAGCTCGCTGCCGATTTCGACCGCATCAGCCTCGGCCTGCGGCGCCTCGACATCATCGAGCCTGCGCACCGTCGGCCACGATTGCGGGTCGCCCAACGCCTGGTGCGTCAGGTGATCCAACTGCGGTTCGCTCACGGAGTGACTCTCTGCCGCCTGCGCCGATCCGGGCAATTGCGCACCGCGCTCTTTGAAGCGGCGCAACTCGCCGCGATTCAGCCACATCCCGTCGCAGTTCGGGCAGCGTTCAATGCGGGCATCCGGCGGAATCGCCGGGTCGTGAAAGCGGTACATGCGCGCCCGGCAGCGCGGGCACTCGAGCTGCGCATCCGCCTCTGCGGTAAGTTGCCAGAGTATTGCTTGGTCCACCCCATCGAGACGTTCCGCCGCCGCTGCGGTCACCGGGTACAGCTCCCAGCGGTCGCACCATATGCCACCGCAATGCGGGCACTGGTCGAGCACGATCAGATAGCCCGTGATCGCCTCGGCCTTCACCTCGTTCATCGGCGAGGCGCACTGGGGACAGGTCAGCGCCATGTTCTAGCGAGGCAGTGCCTCGAACCGACGGTGCGGCGGGGCCGCTCCCCGCCCGCACTCCAGACCCGTCCTCCGGAGCCCTGCGGAGGGTGGAGGCTTCCGGCGGACGTGTTGGGTCGCTGCATGCGGTTTCAGATGAAACTTGACTCGAGTGCGAAGAGTTTCGAACATCAAGCACCGCTAGGAGGCATGCGCCATGGCGCGCAGAATGGCAATCCGCTGCGCCAGAGGCGGGTGTGTACTCAACAAATCGGCCAAGGCGCCCTGCCGGTCGTCCACATTGC
The window above is part of the Candidatus Binatia bacterium genome. Proteins encoded here:
- a CDS encoding acyl-CoA dehydrogenase family protein, yielding MIEWSEQHLMIQDMVRKFIAAEVVPHLEQIEHGDLPPYDIMRKLVNTFGLNEAARLRYESEKRRALEAEGARARGETPPPRKEQSSTQGAGEAMAMQMVPIIELSKYCPGLVTAMGVSMGLTAGAIMGKGTWRQKDRWALSLLTLEKVGAWAITEPGSGSDAFGAMKSTAHRDGDDYILNGSKTFITNGPYADTIVFICKLDRGGKDPRDRPVVSFILDKGMEGLTQSKPLRKMGMHSSPTGELFLDNVRAGRERLMGESEEAAGGREGAKSTFGAERSGVVAMALGMVERCIQLCTEYARTRVQFGKPIGEFQLIQLKLAKMQVARMNIRNMLFRQIEMAAQGKRPSFAEASAGKLYAAQATAEVCLEAVQLFGGNGYMAEYQVEQLCRDAKAMQIYGGTDEIQISQIARSMLAGEVA
- a CDS encoding choice-of-anchor Q domain-containing protein; this encodes MNTAIATLKLLAASRGHRGGVQGNEYIFPFAVTLLVMVAAQVTSAATITVNTTADNLTAGDGQCTLREALANVNAAADTTSGDCTAGTGAGDTVTFSLVLPVKITLVLGELVIQRDVTIMGPTAGTLRISGAHTTRVLHITTITTVSVSNLTIENGNAPYGGGIWNGSSIGPGGTVALTDCTFTGNKAQYGGGGIYNGSSIGPGGTVALTNCTFTGNKAQYDGGAIENDGTMSLTNCTLKNNRAIVSGAGISNANAGTMTLLNCTLTGNVAISGPFGGHLGGGISNDGTMTLRNCTLNGNSGDHGGGIYNETGTMSLTNSTLTGNYARWGAGGGIMNLSALALTNCTISRNKAYAGPGSLGGGGIWQNSELSPATIVVTNTIIAGNGKAGNCGGAPPTSNGHNLSDAGCFTSGGTDLVNTDPVLAPLAKYGGPTKTMALCAGAHLPSRSCKGASPAIDAGDDGVTGPPLNLTTDQRGLPRLSGAHVDIGA
- a CDS encoding zf-TFIIB domain-containing protein, producing MALTCPQCASPMNEVKAEAITGYLIVLDQCPHCGGIWCDRWELYPVTAAAAERLDGVDQAILWQLTAEADAQLECPRCRARMYRFHDPAIPPDARIERCPNCDGMWLNRGELRRFKERGAQLPGSAQAAESHSVSEPQLDHLTHQALGDPQSWPTVRRLDDVEAPQAEADAVEIGSELKSSAVWLIARVALRLLLHV